TGAAATTTAATATCTGGACACCATTTTTGTCAAATAACGACTGAGATGAAGCTCACTATTCCCTTGTCGTTTAATTGTTACTAAGCTCTCTTTATAATAGTAAACCCCACAACCCTTACACTTTAGAACTAGTCAAAGCCAATGTGACTAATTCTTCTATGATTCTTTGGTATTataaacaaatagtaataattttcatattaaCAATGTTAAGCATGCATTGTTTGATTgtgttaaataaaaatgaattatgcaCAAACACTAAAgtatttacataaaaattagGTAAAAAGAAATCCAAACCATAATCAAACAAGTTATCATTTGAGTTTTGACCTGATGGAAGAGGAAACACTTACACTGGTCCTAATGTCTGAAAAATGTACAAAGAACCATTATACTCATGTTACTAATATCTTGACTATTGAGTGAACTAACTAAGACGGTTAACAAGTATTGTATTACGCAACAACACACATTCTCAGTCCAACAAGCCAAAACAATGGAATCACAGCTGCCTCAGCGACTGTTTTCACATTAACAATGCAAGAGTAGttataaggaaaataaaaggTAATTTTATGTCTAACAATGTCAATAACCGATGcaacattaattaaaatacatttcactttcataaaaattaatgatattaaaatGCTCACAATCACCAACAACTTAAGAGTATAAAAACACACGATAATCTCATATTGCACCTAATTAAAGCTAGAAAGaaccataaataaataacatgtaGTAAATGTTATCCAATATGCTTAAAGCTCttattgaaatttaatatttgtttacCATTTTTGTCAAACAACGACTAAGATGGAGCTCACTATTCCCTTGTCGTTTAATTGTTACTAAGCTCTCTTTATAATAGTAAACCCCACAGCCACCACGCTTTGGATTCGACTTCAGGCCCGGATGACGATATTCAAAAAGCCTCGTCTTGTTTGTCCTAACATTATATGAGACCAGCCGGGAACTTTTAGTTACCAAAATAAAAGAGTTGTCATAAAATGACTTAATAGGCGTAGTGAGATGAATGGTCACAAGTTTGTTCCAAACGCCTGGTTGTATCATTACCCATACATCATGAACAAACCCCTCGACAAAGTTCAAGATGCCAACGGAGTCACCAAGCAACATCAGATCTGCCGACCAACTATAATCCTCGTTACCAGGTGGTGGCCCTTCCATCTTTACAAACACCTCATTCCCAAAGTCAAATGAAAGAATCCTACATTTATTATTCTTCTCCTTTAACAACCAATAATAAGATCCATTCAGATAATCAGCAGTATTATAAAAGTTTTCTTGACACATCATAGAATTTTCATGTACGTCTGTGTTATGTTCAAATATTTTCCATGAATCCCTAGAACATGAGTAGATCGTTGCATATTCTTCAATTTGATTATAGTAAAGCACTTTATAATCCTTAGTCATAGGCTCTAATCCGAACACTAAATGACGACCAACTGCAAAAGATTCAAAGCTAATTGCGGCGGCAGGGAGGTGTCTCACCTCTCTGTTAGCTGGATTCCATAATGCACACAAAATGTCATTACCAATTTGTCTTTCTAAGAAAAACACACCATCAATAGAACCTAACAAGTTGGTAATATTATCTCCAAGCCTTTGGAAATTTTGTTCATCTATACCCTTATCGGAAACCAAAGTGACGGTAGGGGCATCATCGGCTGCACCATAATCATAAATCAAGTGTTGTGGAGGCTTCTTCTTCTTACTTAAATTCAAGTGGTCTATAGTGAAGCTAGGGTTATTGATAAGACTTCCCCAATTTTTGCATACACATTTGAATCTTAGCAACGATTTCACAGGCAAACTCAATAG
The DNA window shown above is from Solanum stenotomum isolate F172 chromosome 6, ASM1918654v1, whole genome shotgun sequence and carries:
- the LOC125868897 gene encoding F-box/kelch-repeat protein At3g23880-like; this encodes MATRRTFSEESLREILLSLPVKSLLRFKCVCKNWGSLINNPSFTIDHLNLSKKKKPPQHLIYDYGAADDAPTVTLVSDKGIDEQNFQRLGDNITNLLGSIDGVFFLERQIGNDILCALWNPANREVRHLPAAAISFESFAVGRHLVFGLEPMTKDYKVLYYNQIEEYATIYSCSRDSWKIFEHNTDVHENSMMCQENFYNTADYLNGSYYWLLKEKNNKCRILSFDFGNEVFVKMEGPPPGNEDYSWSADLMLLGDSVGILNFVEGFVHDVWVMIQPGVWNKLVTIHLTTPIKSFYDNSFILVTKSSRLVSYNVRTNKTRLFEYRHPGLKSNPKRGGCGVYYYKESLVTIKRQGNSELHLSRCLTKMVNKY